In one window of Bizionia sp. M204 DNA:
- a CDS encoding dihydrolipoamide acetyltransferase family protein produces MGESITEGTIINWLINIGDTFEEGDIILEVATDKVDNEVPAPASGTLVETLFQAKDVVPVGAVIAILEVSEERNVKPKADSVSQSASQDAQKQKKDNKPKPIPSVSAPAAFSNTNANTFFSPLVIKIAKEQHISFEELARIPATGHQGRLRKSDVFNYIEDGRPYQFSQAVAQDPTAYRIPQLTFDKGKGKVIEMDRMRQMIADHMVYSKHTAPHVTAYVEADMTNMVNWRNANKKAFQEKYGERLTFTPLFVEAVAKAVKDYPNINASVDGNNIIVKENINIGMATALPSGNLIVPVVKNADSKDLKTIAENVNELAIKARENKLGGDDIKGSTFTISNVGTFGSVMGTPIINQPEVAILALGIIKKRAEVIETEKGDEIAIRSMMYLSLSFDHRVVDGFLGGSFVRRVADYFEQFDVDRKI; encoded by the coding sequence ATGGGCGAAAGTATAACAGAAGGAACCATCATCAACTGGTTAATAAACATTGGCGACACCTTTGAAGAAGGCGATATTATTCTAGAAGTCGCCACAGATAAAGTGGACAATGAGGTACCAGCACCTGCATCTGGAACTTTGGTAGAAACGCTGTTTCAAGCCAAAGATGTTGTTCCGGTAGGAGCGGTTATTGCCATTTTAGAGGTTTCAGAAGAACGAAATGTAAAACCAAAAGCCGATTCTGTCAGTCAGAGCGCTAGCCAAGACGCCCAAAAGCAGAAAAAAGATAATAAACCAAAACCAATTCCATCGGTTTCAGCTCCAGCAGCATTTTCAAATACAAACGCAAATACATTTTTTTCCCCTTTAGTTATTAAAATAGCTAAAGAACAACATATTAGTTTTGAGGAACTAGCCAGAATTCCTGCAACCGGTCATCAAGGCAGATTGCGCAAAAGTGATGTGTTTAATTATATAGAAGACGGTCGTCCGTATCAATTTTCGCAAGCCGTAGCACAAGATCCTACGGCTTATAGAATTCCCCAATTGACCTTTGATAAAGGCAAAGGGAAAGTCATTGAAATGGACAGAATGCGCCAAATGATAGCTGATCATATGGTGTATTCAAAGCATACCGCACCACACGTTACCGCTTATGTAGAGGCTGATATGACGAATATGGTTAACTGGCGAAATGCGAATAAAAAAGCCTTTCAGGAAAAATATGGTGAGCGCTTAACATTCACACCTTTGTTTGTGGAAGCGGTTGCTAAAGCTGTTAAGGATTATCCAAATATCAATGCTTCTGTAGATGGCAATAACATTATTGTCAAAGAAAATATTAATATCGGAATGGCAACGGCCTTGCCGAGTGGGAATTTAATTGTTCCTGTCGTAAAAAATGCGGATTCTAAAGATTTAAAAACTATTGCGGAAAACGTAAATGAATTAGCTATTAAAGCTAGAGAAAATAAATTAGGCGGTGATGATATAAAAGGAAGTACGTTTACTATTTCCAACGTTGGAACTTTTGGTAGTGTTATGGGAACCCCAATTATAAACCAACCTGAAGTTGCTATTTTAGCATTAGGAATTATTAAAAAACGCGCCGAAGTCATTGAAACAGAAAAAGGTGATGAAATTGCTATTCGTAGTATGATGTATTTGTCGTTGTCATTTGACCATCGTGTGGTTGATGGCTTTTTAGGCGGTAGTTTTGTGCGTCGTGTTGCCGATTATTTTGAGCAATTTGATGTGGATAGAAAAATTTAA
- a CDS encoding transferase hexapeptide repeat family protein, protein MIYKFKGYTPVVHESSFVHPLAAVTGNVIIGKNCYIGPGAAIRGDWGQIILEDGVNVQENCTVHMFPGKSITLKESAHVGHGAIIHGANLGRNCLIGMNAVIMDDAEIGDESIVGAMAFVRAETKIPNRSLVVGNPAKVIKAVSDDMIAWKTKGTQLYQQLPADCHESLEEVEALREVPENMKVQEDVYKTLRDFMKK, encoded by the coding sequence ATGATATACAAATTCAAAGGTTATACACCAGTGGTTCACGAATCCAGTTTCGTGCACCCACTAGCTGCCGTAACTGGAAATGTTATCATTGGAAAAAACTGTTACATTGGACCTGGCGCTGCCATTCGTGGTGATTGGGGACAAATTATTTTGGAAGATGGCGTAAATGTTCAAGAAAACTGTACTGTTCATATGTTTCCAGGTAAATCCATCACCTTAAAAGAAAGTGCTCATGTGGGGCACGGTGCCATCATTCATGGTGCTAATTTGGGGCGTAATTGCTTAATAGGTATGAATGCTGTTATTATGGACGATGCCGAAATTGGAGATGAAAGTATCGTAGGAGCTATGGCATTCGTTAGAGCGGAAACTAAAATTCCAAACCGGAGTTTAGTGGTTGGAAATCCAGCAAAAGTGATTAAAGCCGTATCAGATGACATGATTGCTTGGAAAACTAAAGGCACTCAATTGTATCAACAATTACCAGCCGACTGTCATGAAAGTTTAGAAGAGGTAGAGGCACTTCGCGAAGTACCTGAAAACATGAAAGTTCAAGAAGATGTGTATAAAACACTACGCGATTTTATGAAGAAATAA
- a CDS encoding enoyl-CoA hydratase/isomerase family protein has protein sequence MSKPYVKQNIVNEVAYIEFFHPAHNSLPGNVLAELAQTITDAGNNKDVKVIVLKSGGDRTFCAGASFEELINIDDAATGKVFFSGFANVINAMRKCPKFIIGRIQGKTVGGGVGLAAATDYCMATKFAAIKLSELNIGIGPFVVGPAIERKIGLSAMSQIAIDANSFYPAEWAQQKGLFTQVYESTEALDEAVKATAEHLCTYNPEAMVEMKKVFWSGTDNWDALLAERAATSGRLVLSEFTKEKLKTYK, from the coding sequence ATGTCAAAACCATACGTAAAACAAAACATAGTAAACGAAGTAGCCTACATAGAGTTTTTTCATCCAGCACACAATTCCTTGCCAGGTAATGTTTTGGCTGAATTAGCCCAGACAATTACAGATGCAGGTAATAACAAGGATGTTAAGGTTATTGTATTAAAAAGTGGCGGCGATAGAACTTTTTGTGCTGGCGCCAGCTTTGAAGAGCTTATTAATATTGATGATGCAGCCACAGGAAAAGTTTTCTTTTCAGGATTTGCCAATGTTATAAACGCCATGCGTAAATGTCCAAAATTCATAATTGGTCGAATTCAAGGAAAAACAGTAGGAGGTGGTGTAGGATTAGCAGCGGCAACCGATTATTGTATGGCAACAAAATTTGCGGCTATTAAGTTGAGTGAATTAAATATTGGTATCGGGCCATTTGTTGTAGGACCTGCAATTGAACGTAAAATTGGATTAAGCGCGATGTCGCAAATAGCTATTGATGCCAATTCGTTTTATCCAGCAGAATGGGCGCAACAAAAAGGCTTATTTACGCAAGTTTATGAAAGTACGGAAGCTTTAGATGAAGCTGTAAAAGCAACAGCCGAACATTTATGCACTTACAATCCAGAAGCCATGGTAGAAATGAAAAAAGTATTCTGGAGCGGAACTGATAATTGGGATGCACTTTTAGCGGAACGCGCAGCAACAAGTGGTCGGTTGGTTTTGAGTGAATTTACAAAGGAAAAGTTGAAAACTTATAAATAA
- the paaZ gene encoding phenylacetic acid degradation bifunctional protein PaaZ has protein sequence MKKTQNYVTGQWIEGKGDGVPMFDAITGEVVALSDTQGLDFGEILQYGRTKGGEKLRKMTFQERGNMLKSLALYLTKRKNQFYELSYRTGATKIDSWIDIEGGFGNLFANASLRKLFPNQSYHVEGDPIDLSRGGRFMAHHIMVPKRGVAVHINAFNFPVWGMLEKCATNWMAGVPAVVKPATNTSFLTEAVVREIIASNILPEGALQLISGSARTILDTVESQDVVTFTGSATTGRLLKSHKRILEESVPFNMEADSLNASVLGEDALPGTPEFDLFIKEVRNEMTVKCGQKCTAIRRIIVPQNLVEDVQMALGNALDKITIGDPRLKEVRMGALVSKDQVTEVRERVQELAKTASIVYGDLEKIKTIGADAKKGAFLAPIVLREDNPFTNLAVHETEAFGPVSTIMPYKNLDDAITLAQMGKGSLVSSIATYDNKIAKDYVINAASHHGRILVINRDMAKESTGHGSPLPNLVHGGPGRAGGGEEMGGMRGIKHYLQRTAIQGSPTTLTEITGIYQQNAEYKEADQHPFKYHWEDIQPGMSLKTHKRTFTDTDIINFANLTWDHFYAHTDITSLDGSIFEKRTAHGYLIIAAAAGLFVYPNKGPVAANYGLEECRFLRPLYHNDTIYARLTCQQKVDRDVASAEHPSGIVKWYVEVFDALTDEKVAFATVLTMVQKKQETFIEMTSEKIDACLNKLSADTKPKWGVMTPQHMLEHLEFTYKIAAGEIQDFDIATPEKILEKVHASLYNYEKFPKGTNFPLLEKDILEPLKYPDLAKAIEKFKEQREKYLEFFKENPDAKLKNLVFGELNRYESYLLERKHLNHHFEQFGLI, from the coding sequence ATGAAAAAAACACAAAATTACGTCACAGGACAATGGATAGAAGGTAAAGGCGACGGTGTCCCTATGTTTGATGCTATTACCGGAGAAGTGGTGGCATTATCAGACACACAAGGATTAGATTTTGGCGAAATTCTTCAATATGGACGAACCAAAGGTGGCGAGAAACTTCGAAAAATGACCTTTCAAGAGCGTGGTAATATGCTTAAAAGTTTGGCACTATATCTTACAAAGCGTAAAAATCAATTTTACGAGTTAAGTTACCGAACTGGTGCAACTAAAATAGATAGTTGGATTGATATTGAAGGTGGTTTTGGAAACTTATTCGCCAATGCCTCGTTGCGGAAATTATTTCCAAATCAATCCTATCACGTAGAAGGCGATCCAATCGATTTATCACGAGGTGGTCGTTTTATGGCACATCATATTATGGTGCCAAAACGCGGTGTGGCTGTTCATATTAATGCTTTTAACTTTCCAGTTTGGGGTATGTTAGAAAAATGTGCAACCAACTGGATGGCTGGAGTTCCAGCCGTCGTGAAACCGGCAACAAACACGTCTTTTTTAACGGAGGCTGTGGTGCGGGAAATTATTGCATCTAACATATTGCCGGAAGGTGCGCTTCAACTTATTTCGGGATCAGCACGGACAATTTTAGATACGGTCGAGTCGCAAGATGTGGTTACCTTTACAGGATCGGCAACAACGGGAAGACTTCTAAAATCTCATAAACGTATTTTAGAGGAATCGGTACCTTTCAATATGGAAGCCGATTCATTAAATGCCTCCGTTTTAGGAGAAGATGCCTTGCCAGGTACACCGGAATTCGACTTATTCATCAAAGAAGTCCGCAATGAAATGACCGTAAAATGTGGTCAAAAATGTACCGCTATTCGTCGTATCATTGTTCCACAAAATTTAGTAGAAGATGTTCAAATGGCGCTAGGAAATGCCCTTGATAAAATTACCATTGGCGATCCACGATTAAAAGAAGTCAGAATGGGAGCCTTGGTTAGTAAAGATCAAGTTACTGAAGTTAGAGAACGCGTGCAAGAATTGGCTAAAACAGCTAGTATTGTGTATGGCGATTTAGAAAAAATAAAAACGATTGGAGCCGACGCTAAAAAAGGTGCGTTTTTAGCACCTATAGTACTTCGTGAGGATAATCCATTTACCAATTTAGCGGTTCATGAAACAGAAGCTTTTGGTCCAGTTAGTACCATTATGCCCTATAAAAATTTGGATGACGCTATTACGCTTGCTCAAATGGGTAAAGGTTCGTTAGTATCGTCTATAGCGACTTATGATAATAAGATTGCAAAAGACTATGTCATAAACGCGGCCAGTCATCATGGGCGTATTTTAGTTATCAATCGCGATATGGCAAAAGAAAGTACAGGTCATGGTTCGCCATTACCAAATTTGGTCCATGGAGGTCCAGGTCGCGCTGGAGGAGGCGAAGAAATGGGCGGTATGCGAGGTATTAAACATTACTTGCAACGTACGGCTATCCAAGGTTCACCTACAACCTTAACAGAAATTACTGGAATCTATCAGCAGAATGCCGAGTATAAAGAAGCCGATCAGCACCCATTTAAATACCATTGGGAAGACATTCAACCGGGTATGTCGCTTAAAACGCACAAACGTACGTTTACAGATACCGATATCATCAACTTTGCAAACCTAACATGGGATCATTTCTATGCGCATACAGATATCACATCATTGGACGGAAGTATTTTTGAAAAACGTACGGCTCACGGGTATTTAATTATTGCGGCTGCAGCGGGACTATTTGTTTACCCAAATAAAGGGCCTGTAGCAGCCAATTATGGTTTAGAAGAATGCCGTTTCCTGCGTCCATTATATCATAATGATACCATTTATGCCCGATTAACCTGTCAACAAAAAGTAGATCGAGATGTCGCTTCAGCAGAACATCCTTCGGGAATCGTTAAATGGTATGTGGAGGTCTTTGATGCCTTAACCGATGAAAAAGTGGCTTTTGCAACTGTTTTAACTATGGTTCAGAAAAAGCAAGAAACCTTTATTGAGATGACTTCAGAAAAAATTGATGCCTGTCTTAATAAACTATCAGCGGATACGAAACCTAAATGGGGTGTTATGACACCACAACACATGTTAGAGCATTTAGAGTTTACCTATAAAATTGCAGCAGGAGAAATTCAAGATTTTGATATTGCAACGCCAGAAAAAATTCTAGAAAAGGTACATGCTAGTCTTTATAATTATGAGAAGTTTCCTAAAGGAACAAATTTCCCCCTTTTGGAAAAAGATATATTAGAGCCTTTAAAATATCCAGATTTGGCGAAGGCTATTGAGAAATTTAAAGAGCAACGTGAAAAATATCTCGAATTTTTTAAAGAAAATCCTGATGCAAAATTGAAAAATTTGGTCTTTGGAGAATTGAATAGATACGAGTCCTATCTTTTAGAAAGAAAACATTTGAATCATCACTTTGAACAATTTGGACTAATATAA
- the pcaF gene encoding 3-oxoadipyl-CoA thiolase, which produces MKQAYIIDGIRTPIGSYQGTLSAVRTDDLAAIVIAELVKRNPNIPKEAYDDVILGCANQAGEDNRNVARMASLLAGLPVTVPGETVNRLCSSGLSAIIHANRAIKASDGDLFISGGVENMTRGPYVIAKPSKGFGTDAKMYDSSFGWRFINPKMQKMFGTDGMGQTAENLVEKYNISRKDQDKFAYWSQMKAAKAQENGRLAKEIVTVEIPQRKKDPVQFSKDEFVKPNTSLEILGKLRGAFKTEGGSVTAGNSSGLNDGAAATIIASEDAVKKYNLKPLARIVSSAVVGVEPRIMGIGPVEASNKALKKAGLTMADMDVIELNEAFAAQALACTRAWGLADNDPRLNPNGGAIAIGHPLGVTGTRTAYSAALELKETGKKYALVTMCIGVGQGYAAVIENVNL; this is translated from the coding sequence ATGAAACAAGCATATATAATAGACGGCATCAGAACGCCAATTGGAAGTTATCAAGGAACATTATCAGCCGTCCGAACAGACGATTTAGCCGCAATAGTTATTGCAGAGCTCGTAAAACGAAATCCAAACATTCCCAAAGAAGCCTATGACGATGTTATTCTTGGCTGTGCCAATCAAGCCGGTGAAGATAATCGTAATGTTGCTAGAATGGCCTCTCTTTTAGCGGGTCTTCCCGTTACAGTTCCCGGCGAAACAGTTAACAGATTATGTAGCTCCGGATTATCAGCAATTATTCATGCCAATAGAGCTATTAAAGCAAGCGATGGCGATTTATTTATTTCGGGAGGTGTTGAAAACATGACGCGTGGACCCTACGTTATTGCAAAACCATCAAAAGGATTTGGAACCGATGCCAAAATGTACGATTCTAGTTTTGGCTGGCGTTTCATTAATCCTAAAATGCAAAAAATGTTTGGCACCGATGGTATGGGACAAACGGCTGAAAATCTCGTGGAAAAATATAATATTTCGCGCAAAGACCAAGATAAGTTTGCTTATTGGAGTCAAATGAAAGCCGCAAAAGCGCAAGAAAACGGCCGACTAGCAAAAGAAATTGTTACGGTTGAAATTCCACAACGTAAAAAAGACCCGGTTCAATTTTCAAAGGATGAATTTGTAAAACCAAATACATCATTAGAAATTTTAGGTAAATTACGAGGTGCTTTCAAAACTGAAGGTGGAAGCGTTACTGCAGGAAATTCATCGGGTTTAAATGATGGAGCAGCAGCCACTATTATTGCGTCTGAAGATGCGGTTAAAAAATACAATTTAAAACCATTAGCACGCATCGTGAGTTCGGCGGTGGTGGGAGTCGAACCAAGAATTATGGGCATCGGACCCGTTGAGGCCTCCAATAAAGCATTAAAAAAGGCCGGTTTAACCATGGCAGATATGGATGTTATAGAACTCAATGAGGCTTTTGCAGCACAAGCCTTGGCATGTACACGCGCTTGGGGATTAGCAGATAACGATCCACGATTAAATCCAAATGGTGGTGCCATCGCCATCGGTCATCCACTGGGTGTAACAGGAACAAGAACCGCGTATTCTGCGGCTTTAGAGCTCAAGGAAACAGGTAAAAAGTATGCTTTAGTAACCATGTGCATTGGCGTTGGTCAGGGATATGCAGCGGTTATTGAGAATGTGAATTTATAG
- a CDS encoding neutral zinc metallopeptidase, with protein MKWKGRRQSGNVEDRRGMGSKGKLVAGGGIVAVVVILLQLFGGETGQQIAPILEQINQGGSTQQVEQRALTAQEKEVGSFVATVLADTEDVWNQIFRENNLGNYQEPTMVLFTDAVTSGCGNASSASGPFYCPADQKLYMDLVFFDELKTRFGAKGGDFAIAYVTAHEIGHHIQTILGTSKKVRQLQQQTNKTEANKLSVAQELQADFYAGVWAHHNKKYLEEGDIEEALSAANAVGDDAIQRRVRGDVTPDSFTHGTSEQRMFWFMKGFKTGDIKQGDTFSVILN; from the coding sequence ATGAAATGGAAAGGTAGAAGACAAAGCGGAAATGTTGAAGACCGCAGAGGTATGGGTTCCAAAGGGAAACTAGTAGCTGGCGGTGGTATTGTAGCCGTTGTAGTAATTCTTTTACAACTTTTTGGAGGAGAAACCGGACAGCAAATTGCGCCTATTTTAGAGCAAATTAATCAAGGTGGTTCAACACAACAAGTGGAACAAAGAGCATTAACTGCTCAAGAAAAAGAAGTCGGAAGTTTTGTTGCAACCGTTTTAGCAGATACGGAAGATGTTTGGAATCAGATTTTCAGAGAAAATAATCTTGGCAATTATCAAGAACCTACCATGGTATTATTTACAGACGCAGTAACGAGCGGTTGTGGAAATGCCAGTTCAGCATCTGGACCTTTTTATTGTCCAGCGGATCAAAAATTATATATGGATCTCGTGTTTTTTGATGAGCTAAAAACACGTTTTGGAGCCAAAGGTGGCGACTTTGCTATAGCTTACGTTACCGCTCATGAAATTGGACACCATATTCAAACCATACTCGGAACCTCAAAAAAGGTGAGACAGTTACAACAACAAACAAATAAAACGGAAGCCAATAAATTATCCGTTGCCCAAGAATTACAAGCCGATTTTTATGCCGGCGTTTGGGCGCATCACAATAAAAAATATTTAGAAGAAGGCGATATCGAAGAAGCGTTAAGCGCAGCCAATGCGGTTGGAGATGATGCTATTCAACGAAGAGTCCGAGGCGATGTTACACCAGATTCCTTTACACATGGAACTTCAGAACAACGTATGTTCTGGTTTATGAAAGGATTTAAAACAGGCGACATCAAACAAGGCGATACCTTTTCCGTAATTTTAAATTAG
- a CDS encoding PaaI family thioesterase has protein sequence MIKGHLIPKKMLSQDAYSQWLGIEILECEIGRCKVGMTIRKDMLNSMNKAHGGISYSLADTAFGFSANTHGKYAVSIETSINHIEALNEGDYIVAESVIESVKNKLGFNIIEVKRGEELVALFKGVVYRTNKNWE, from the coding sequence ATGATTAAAGGCCACCTCATACCTAAAAAGATGTTATCCCAAGATGCCTATAGCCAATGGCTAGGTATCGAAATTCTAGAATGTGAAATTGGACGTTGTAAAGTGGGTATGACTATTAGAAAAGATATGCTTAACAGTATGAATAAAGCGCATGGCGGAATCAGTTATTCGTTAGCGGATACTGCTTTTGGTTTTTCAGCAAACACGCATGGAAAATATGCCGTGTCAATTGAAACGAGTATTAATCATATTGAAGCTTTAAACGAAGGAGATTATATTGTAGCAGAATCCGTTATAGAGAGTGTTAAAAACAAACTAGGCTTTAATATAATTGAGGTCAAACGAGGTGAAGAATTGGTCGCGCTTTTTAAAGGTGTAGTATATCGCACCAATAAAAATTGGGAGTAA
- a CDS encoding four helix bundle protein — protein MKSNYYFKFEDLHVYQKAIVFGELVNKQIEMFPKHEVYKLSSQFIRAADSIAFNIAEGSGSTDANLIDI, from the coding sequence ATGAAAAGTAATTATTATTTTAAATTTGAGGATTTACATGTTTACCAAAAAGCCATAGTGTTTGGGGAATTAGTAAATAAACAAATTGAAATGTTTCCGAAACATGAAGTTTATAAATTATCTTCTCAATTTATTAGAGCTGCGGATTCAATAGCTTTTAATATAGCTGAAGGTTCTGGTAGTACGGATGCTAATTTAATAGATATCTAA
- a CDS encoding 3-hydroxyacyl-CoA dehydrogenase NAD-binding domain-containing protein, with translation MSENQKSKIVNPQSPIKFVGVIGSGTMGSGIAQVAATAGCTVKLYDTNQAVLDKAKLALEKILSRLIEKGRIDSEEKNRIQSNISYVNNLKDLADSNLTIEAIIENIDIKKKVFSELESYVSNDCIIASNTSSLSIASIASALKNPKRCVGIHFFNPAPLMKLVEVIPAIQTSYETLEKSIDTISSWNKTAAVAKDTPGFIVNRVARPFYGEALRIYEEGIANFATIDSAMKDIGGFRMGPFELMDFIGNDVNYTVTETVFTAFYFDPRYKPSFTQKRFAEAGYLGRKSGIGYYEYDKSGKIIESEDVTLSAVETSLKQQIFNRILVMLINEAADALFLNIASAKDIDNAMTKGVNYPKGLLAWADEKGINWCVDQMDALYNEYHEDRYRCSPLLRKMNLQGLRFL, from the coding sequence ATGAGTGAAAATCAAAAATCAAAAATCGTTAATCCACAATCTCCAATCAAATTTGTAGGCGTAATAGGAAGCGGAACAATGGGAAGCGGTATCGCACAAGTAGCTGCAACTGCGGGTTGCACCGTTAAATTATACGATACCAATCAAGCAGTTTTAGATAAAGCCAAATTAGCTCTAGAAAAAATACTATCCCGTTTAATTGAAAAAGGACGAATAGATTCCGAAGAAAAAAACAGAATCCAATCCAATATTTCTTACGTTAATAATCTAAAAGATTTAGCAGATTCCAATCTAACCATTGAAGCAATTATTGAAAACATCGACATTAAGAAAAAAGTGTTTTCAGAATTAGAAAGCTATGTGTCCAATGATTGTATTATTGCATCTAACACCTCTAGTTTATCCATTGCATCCATAGCATCCGCATTAAAAAACCCAAAGCGTTGTGTTGGAATTCATTTTTTTAACCCAGCACCTTTAATGAAATTGGTTGAGGTTATTCCTGCCATTCAAACATCCTATGAAACGTTAGAAAAATCTATAGATACCATTTCCAGTTGGAATAAAACCGCAGCCGTTGCTAAAGACACACCAGGATTTATTGTTAACCGTGTAGCACGACCATTTTATGGTGAAGCTTTACGGATTTACGAAGAAGGGATTGCAAATTTTGCAACCATCGATTCTGCCATGAAAGATATAGGAGGTTTCCGAATGGGACCATTTGAACTTATGGATTTTATAGGAAATGATGTTAATTATACCGTAACGGAAACCGTGTTTACGGCCTTTTATTTCGATCCAAGATATAAGCCATCATTCACTCAAAAACGATTTGCAGAAGCTGGATATTTAGGAAGAAAATCAGGTATTGGTTATTATGAATATGATAAAAGCGGAAAAATAATCGAGAGTGAGGATGTCACGTTGAGCGCAGTCGAAACGTCTCTTAAACAACAAATATTCAACAGAATCCTTGTTATGCTGATTAACGAAGCGGCCGATGCCTTGTTTTTAAATATTGCATCAGCAAAAGATATAGACAATGCGATGACTAAAGGCGTTAATTATCCAAAAGGGTTATTGGCTTGGGCAGATGAAAAAGGAATAAATTGGTGTGTGGATCAAATGGATGCATTATACAATGAGTATCATGAAGATCGTTATCGCTGCAGTCCGCTATTGCGTAAAATGAACCTTCAGGGTTTGAGGTTTTTGTAA
- a CDS encoding four helix bundle protein has protein sequence MKPIQLEDRLIQFAIDIILVSKTIDKSFASEHLAKQLIRSATSAALNYGEARSGESTRDFLHKMKICLKELRESHINLKIQKGANLILDLDALEELLKKNNELISIFVVSVKTASIKLKE, from the coding sequence ATGAAACCAATTCAACTAGAAGATCGATTAATCCAATTTGCAATTGATATAATTTTAGTTAGTAAAACAATTGATAAATCTTTTGCTTCTGAACATTTAGCAAAACAGTTAATTAGATCAGCTACATCGGCAGCTTTAAATTATGGTGAAGCGAGAAGTGGCGAATCGACACGTGATTTTCTTCATAAAATGAAAATATGTTTAAAAGAGTTACGTGAATCCCATATCAATTTAAAAATTCAAAAGGGAGCAAACCTTATTTTAGATTTAGATGCATTAGAAGAATTATTAAAGAAAAATAATGAGTTAATTTCAATTTTTGTAGTTAGTGTTAAAACAGCTTCAATTAAACTCAAAGAATAA
- a CDS encoding enoyl-CoA hydratase-related protein → MNKSIQLKIENKIACITLNRPEVFNSFNREMALQLQETLDACEKNNDVRAMVLTGNGKAFCAGQDLKEVTNPELNPGFKKILEEHYNPIILKIRNIEKPIIGAINGVAAGAGANIALACDVVVAHEKVSFIQAFSLIGLIPDSAGTFFLPRLIGFQKASALAMLGDKVSAEEAERLGMIYKVLPLETFEEDVDKLALKMANMPTKALGLIKKSLNQSLTNNLEEQLALESKYQIEAASTDDYAEGVSAFVEKRKPVFNGK, encoded by the coding sequence ATGAACAAAAGCATACAACTTAAAATAGAAAATAAAATAGCGTGCATCACGCTAAACAGACCAGAAGTGTTTAATAGTTTTAATCGCGAAATGGCGCTTCAACTTCAAGAGACATTAGATGCTTGTGAAAAAAATAATGATGTTCGCGCTATGGTTTTAACCGGAAACGGAAAAGCTTTTTGTGCAGGACAGGACTTAAAAGAAGTTACAAACCCCGAGCTAAATCCTGGATTTAAAAAAATTCTGGAAGAACATTATAATCCCATTATTCTAAAAATAAGAAACATCGAGAAACCAATTATAGGAGCTATCAATGGTGTTGCTGCAGGAGCGGGCGCTAATATTGCATTAGCTTGTGATGTGGTTGTTGCTCACGAAAAAGTGAGTTTTATTCAAGCATTTAGTTTAATAGGTTTAATTCCAGATAGTGCTGGAACCTTCTTTTTACCGCGACTTATCGGATTTCAAAAAGCATCGGCTTTAGCTATGTTGGGCGATAAAGTTTCTGCTGAAGAAGCTGAACGTTTAGGAATGATTTATAAAGTATTGCCATTAGAAACGTTTGAAGAAGACGTTGATAAGCTAGCTTTAAAAATGGCAAATATGCCGACCAAAGCCTTAGGGTTAATTAAGAAGAGTTTAAACCAATCCTTAACAAATAATTTAGAAGAACAATTAGCTTTAGAGTCTAAATATCAAATAGAAGCAGCTAGCACGGACGATTATGCTGAAGGTGTTTCGGCATTTGTGGAAAAGCGAAAACCGGTTTTTAACGGTAAATAA